The following coding sequences are from one Hyalangium minutum window:
- a CDS encoding RCC1 domain-containing protein — MGLLGLWLITSSAAAGMPGPSWGKPSPPALPPPPPPRMAAGYQHSLYVALNGALWAWGDNTFGQLGDATLSSHTTPAQVPGLEHVVTVAAGARHSLAVLEDGTVWAWGDNRYGQLGDGTLARRVSPVQVLGLPKVRAVAAGYEHSLALGQDGTLWAWGFNGSGQLGDGSNLQRATPVKVPLMGAVSIAAGRAHSLAVTRDGGVWSWGENVHGQLGSAAPLNRYTPDWIPSVHGVKAVAAGGRHSLALLEDGTVWTWGANTTGQLGDGSLYPSRPPAPVFGLSQVVSIAAGGAFSLAVTATGDVYAWGDNSTGQLGEGSRATRTSPVLIASGSNIVSVTAGYAHALSSSSDGTLQAWGDNGQGQLGESTGLAFSVIPIIVHGGWPQSTPPLVQRVVRSATGLEHSLVVRSDGTVWAMGLNDRGQVGDGTYLPRNTPVQVADLTNIQAVAAGYNHSLALRSDGTVWAWGDGFSGQLGNGAGTFQTTPEQVLGLTNAVAIAAGFGFSLAVRSDGTAWAWGDNLYGQLGNGTTSSAFTPVQVVGLSSIVSVSAGIGHTLAVRADGTAWAWGNNANTQLGDGTTAPRSIPVQVPGLANVRALSAGESHSLAVLEDGTVWGWGSNQAWQLGMIGHASLPTQLPNFTGAAAVAAGERHSLILLADGSVWGLGDNVHAQLGPGSSTYFPVQIPGLPAITALASNWRHTIAVDTSGTFWGWGDTGRGQLGVGTGAQVSPTQVPGLTGQRALAAWDGVSASVGLDGRLWTWGWNTSGQLGDGTTFSRGTPAPVPSLDSVQSVTTGDGHTLALRSDKTLWAWGTNLYGQLGIGSRLQEEAPVRVASLANVKAMEAEGRHTLAVLEDGSVWAWGNNSHGQLGNGTMDQEAHPLPSQVPGLTSGVDVTTGWDFSAALRADGTVWTWGTNIWGQLGDGTRTNRPTAGPVLGLTDVIQITAGGSSMLALKSDGTVWGWGNSFLDAPWDGTHPPGSVPLQIQGLSAVQQVARGDGFFMALKTDGTLWAWGINFIGELGDGTITPRSSPVQILTGVTAVEAGTFHSLAVRTDGTVWAWGDNAYGALGQEPSRAMPLSIPLP, encoded by the coding sequence GTGGGACTCCTGGGTCTCTGGCTCATCACCAGCTCCGCCGCCGCGGGGATGCCGGGGCCCTCCTGGGGCAAGCCCTCGCCGCCGGCCTTGCCGCCGCCACCACCGCCGCGCATGGCCGCGGGCTACCAACACTCCTTATATGTGGCGCTGAACGGAGCCCTGTGGGCCTGGGGTGACAACACCTTTGGCCAGCTCGGCGACGCGACGCTGAGCAGCCACACCACGCCCGCGCAGGTGCCCGGGCTGGAGCACGTGGTGACGGTGGCGGCTGGGGCGCGCCACAGCCTCGCCGTCCTCGAGGATGGCACCGTCTGGGCCTGGGGCGACAACCGCTACGGCCAGCTCGGAGACGGCACCCTCGCCCGCCGCGTCAGCCCCGTGCAGGTGCTGGGGCTCCCCAAGGTGCGCGCCGTGGCCGCCGGGTATGAGCACTCGCTGGCCCTGGGCCAGGACGGCACCCTCTGGGCCTGGGGCTTCAACGGCTCGGGCCAGCTCGGCGATGGGTCGAACCTCCAGCGCGCCACCCCCGTGAAGGTCCCCCTCATGGGCGCGGTGAGCATCGCGGCGGGCCGGGCTCACTCGCTCGCGGTGACCCGCGACGGCGGGGTGTGGTCCTGGGGCGAGAACGTCCATGGCCAGTTGGGCAGCGCCGCGCCCCTCAACCGCTACACCCCGGACTGGATCCCCTCGGTCCATGGTGTGAAGGCAGTGGCCGCGGGTGGCCGCCACAGCCTCGCCCTGCTCGAGGACGGCACTGTCTGGACCTGGGGTGCCAACACCACCGGCCAGCTCGGCGATGGCTCGCTCTACCCCTCCCGTCCTCCCGCGCCGGTGTTCGGCCTGTCGCAGGTGGTCTCCATCGCGGCCGGTGGCGCCTTCTCGCTGGCGGTGACGGCCACCGGGGACGTCTACGCCTGGGGCGACAACAGCACCGGCCAGCTCGGCGAAGGGTCGCGCGCCACGCGCACCTCGCCCGTGCTGATCGCGTCCGGCTCGAACATCGTGTCCGTGACGGCGGGCTACGCCCACGCGCTGTCCTCGTCCTCCGACGGCACGCTCCAGGCCTGGGGCGACAATGGGCAGGGTCAGCTCGGCGAGAGCACGGGCTTGGCCTTTAGCGTCATCCCCATCATCGTGCACGGCGGGTGGCCTCAGTCCACGCCTCCGCTCGTCCAGCGGGTCGTCCGGAGCGCCACGGGACTGGAGCACTCGCTCGTGGTGCGCAGTGACGGCACCGTGTGGGCCATGGGCCTCAACGACCGCGGCCAGGTGGGGGATGGGACCTATCTGCCTCGGAACACGCCGGTGCAGGTAGCGGACCTCACGAACATCCAGGCGGTCGCGGCGGGCTACAACCACTCCTTGGCCTTGCGCTCCGATGGCACCGTCTGGGCCTGGGGCGACGGGTTCTCGGGGCAGCTGGGGAATGGAGCGGGGACCTTCCAGACCACCCCGGAGCAGGTGCTGGGCCTCACGAATGCCGTGGCCATCGCGGCGGGCTTCGGCTTCTCGCTGGCGGTGCGCTCCGACGGCACCGCTTGGGCCTGGGGCGACAACCTGTACGGCCAGCTCGGCAATGGAACGACGAGCTCCGCATTCACACCGGTGCAAGTGGTGGGCCTCTCGAGCATCGTCTCGGTGTCGGCGGGCATCGGCCACACGCTGGCGGTGCGCGCCGATGGCACCGCCTGGGCCTGGGGCAACAACGCGAACACCCAGCTCGGCGATGGGACGACTGCCCCCCGCAGCATCCCCGTGCAGGTGCCCGGCCTGGCGAATGTCCGAGCGCTGTCCGCGGGCGAGTCCCACAGCCTGGCGGTGCTCGAGGACGGCACTGTCTGGGGGTGGGGCAGCAATCAGGCCTGGCAACTCGGAATGATCGGCCATGCCTCCCTGCCCACGCAGCTGCCGAACTTCACGGGTGCGGCGGCCGTCGCGGCGGGCGAGAGGCACTCGCTGATCCTGCTCGCGGATGGCTCCGTCTGGGGCCTGGGAGACAACGTGCACGCCCAGCTGGGCCCTGGGAGCTCCACGTACTTCCCCGTGCAGATTCCCGGGCTGCCGGCCATCACCGCCCTCGCCTCGAACTGGAGGCACACGATCGCGGTGGACACCAGCGGCACCTTCTGGGGCTGGGGCGACACGGGCCGGGGCCAGCTCGGCGTTGGCACCGGTGCCCAGGTGTCCCCCACGCAGGTGCCGGGCCTCACTGGCCAGAGGGCCCTGGCGGCGTGGGACGGCGTCTCCGCGAGCGTGGGCCTGGATGGGCGCCTTTGGACCTGGGGATGGAATACCTCGGGGCAGCTCGGCGACGGCACCACCTTCAGCCGCGGCACGCCCGCGCCCGTGCCCAGCCTGGACAGCGTCCAGTCCGTCACGACCGGAGACGGGCACACCCTGGCCTTGCGAAGCGACAAGACGCTGTGGGCCTGGGGCACCAACTTGTACGGCCAGCTCGGAATCGGGTCGCGCCTCCAGGAAGAGGCGCCCGTCCGAGTCGCGAGCCTCGCGAACGTGAAGGCCATGGAGGCCGAGGGGCGCCACACCCTGGCGGTGCTCGAGGATGGCTCCGTCTGGGCCTGGGGCAACAACAGCCATGGCCAGCTGGGCAACGGGACGATGGATCAGGAGGCGCATCCCCTACCCTCGCAGGTACCGGGGCTCACGAGCGGGGTGGACGTCACCACGGGCTGGGATTTCTCCGCAGCCCTGCGCGCCGATGGAACGGTGTGGACCTGGGGCACCAACATCTGGGGCCAGCTCGGGGATGGGACGCGGACGAACCGCCCGACGGCCGGCCCGGTGCTGGGGCTCACGGACGTCATCCAGATCACCGCGGGCGGCAGCAGCATGTTGGCCCTGAAGAGCGATGGCACGGTGTGGGGATGGGGCAACAGCTTCCTGGACGCGCCCTGGGATGGGACACACCCTCCTGGCTCCGTCCCGCTGCAGATCCAAGGCCTCTCGGCGGTGCAGCAAGTCGCCCGGGGCGACGGCTTCTTCATGGCCCTGAAGACCGACGGCACCCTGTGGGCCTGGGGCATCAATTTCATTGGCGAGCTGGGAGACGGGACCATCACCCCGCGCTCGTCGCCCGTGCAGATCCTCACGGGCGTGACCGCCGTGGAGGCGGGAACCTTCCACTCCCTGGCTGTGCGCACCGACGGCACCGTCTGGGCCTGGGGCGACAACGCGTACGGCGCGCTCGGCCAGGAGCCGAGCCGCGCCATGCCCCTCTCCATTCCTCTTCCCTGA